The following coding sequences are from one Bacillus sp. (in: firmicutes) window:
- a CDS encoding GNAT family N-acetyltransferase codes for MQIIRKARHEDLDTILQLVGQAGLETEGIAENVDHFLIMEKETDRTTTNEESLIAVVGFELQKQNALLRSFVMNDKSNQFNILEIVQAILDYSNKNGLKKLFLCTKKQPSVKLFQMLGFQLAEETPAELKSFSHYQNIYREKPYIMYYENPQSYPLF; via the coding sequence ATGCAAATCATTCGAAAAGCTAGGCATGAGGATCTAGACACAATTCTACAGCTAGTTGGACAAGCGGGTTTAGAAACGGAAGGCATTGCCGAAAATGTGGATCACTTTTTAATAATGGAAAAAGAAACAGATAGGACGACAACGAACGAGGAATCATTAATTGCGGTAGTCGGCTTTGAACTGCAAAAACAAAATGCCCTGCTACGTTCTTTTGTTATGAATGATAAATCCAATCAATTCAATATATTGGAAATCGTGCAAGCAATTCTTGATTATTCGAACAAAAATGGCTTAAAAAAGCTTTTCTTATGCACAAAAAAGCAACCATCTGTAAAGCTTTTTCAAATGCTTGGCTTCCAATTAGCAGAGGAAACACCAGCGGAATTAAAAAGTTTTAGCCATTATCAAAACATATATAGAGAAAAACCATACATTATGTATTATGAAAATCCACAAAGTTATCCACTTTTTTAA